Proteins encoded in a region of the Nitrospira sp. genome:
- the lepB gene encoding signal peptidase I, whose amino-acid sequence MTSEPEQQASPTPLDNAPTPDTASDAVRLVDAPEGETSAPRGKSLWREYTEAIVVAMILAFAIRIFIVQAFKIPSGSMIPTLLIGDHILVSKLSYGIQWPGDCKLKATLPPISCAVTRHLVIFGSPQRGDVIVFRYPEDEDKDFIKRVVGLPGDTVQIRNKTVYINGDAITDQWYTQRVDPGMIDGTVNPRDNFGPVTVPEDSFFVMGDNRDQSLDSRFWGYVREEKIRGRALRIYWSWKGQGAWQEWVRWDRIGKAIQ is encoded by the coding sequence ATGACGAGCGAACCGGAACAGCAGGCCTCGCCGACTCCACTGGACAATGCGCCGACACCGGATACGGCATCGGATGCCGTGCGGCTTGTTGACGCTCCAGAGGGAGAAACCTCCGCGCCGCGCGGCAAATCGCTTTGGCGTGAGTACACGGAAGCGATCGTCGTGGCCATGATCTTGGCCTTCGCTATCCGCATCTTCATCGTGCAGGCGTTCAAGATTCCCTCCGGCTCAATGATCCCGACACTGCTTATCGGAGACCACATCCTCGTAAGCAAACTGTCCTACGGTATTCAGTGGCCAGGCGATTGCAAGCTGAAAGCGACGCTGCCGCCGATCAGCTGCGCGGTCACGCGTCATCTCGTCATCTTTGGGTCGCCGCAGCGGGGCGATGTGATCGTCTTCCGGTACCCTGAAGATGAGGACAAGGACTTTATCAAACGCGTCGTGGGCTTGCCGGGCGATACCGTGCAGATCCGCAACAAAACCGTCTACATTAACGGTGATGCCATAACCGATCAGTGGTATACCCAGCGCGTGGACCCAGGCATGATTGACGGCACGGTTAATCCGAGAGACAATTTCGGTCCTGTGACCGTGCCGGAGGATTCGTTCTTCGTGATGGGCGACAATCGCGATCAAAGCCTGGACAGCCGGTTCTGGGGCTATGTGCGGGAAGAAAAGATCCGCGGCCGCGCGTTGCGCATCTACTGGTCCTGGAAAGGGCAGGGCGCCTGGCAGGAATGGGTACGCTGGGACCGTATTGGAAAGGCCATCCAGTGA
- the lepA gene encoding elongation factor 4 produces the protein MQTHTRNFSIIAHIDHGKSTLADRLLEATGAITQREARDQILDAMDLERERGITIKAHAVALRYKAADGQTYALHIIDTPGHVDFTYEVSRSLAACEGALLLVDASQGVEAQTIANAHLAMANNLVIVPVINKIDLPGADVEGVKQQIQDVLGLEAKNALLISAKEGKGIREVLNAIIEKISPPSGDPARPLKALVFDSWFDNYQGVVVLVRVIDGTIRPGMKIKGMSNNRMFEVMEVGQFTPKRTKTDELSTGDVGYVCSGMRETADTKIGDTLTDAVKPTDSPFPGYKDVKPMVFCGLYTTDTARFEDLRDALLKLRLNDSSFVYEPETSLALGFGFRCGFLGLLHMEIIQERLEREYNLTLITTAPTVVYQLLTTAGEILMIDNPAKLPSPSSIESFEEPFIKATIITPERYVGGALQLCQERRGVQLALQYLDPTRVMLTYELPLNEIILDFFDRLKSKTQGYASFDYEFLGYRPGDLVKIDMLLNGETVDALSFITHKENAYTRGRQLAEKMKELIPKQMFEIAIQAAIGSKIIARETIGALKKNVTAKCYGGDISRKRKLWEKQKEGKKRMKQVGKVEVPQEAFLALLKVTTE, from the coding sequence TTGCAAACGCATACCAGGAATTTCTCCATCATCGCTCATATCGATCACGGGAAATCCACCCTCGCTGATCGTCTCCTGGAAGCCACCGGCGCCATCACCCAGCGGGAGGCCCGGGACCAGATTCTGGACGCCATGGATCTGGAACGCGAACGGGGTATCACGATCAAGGCCCACGCCGTGGCACTCCGCTACAAGGCTGCGGACGGGCAGACCTACGCGCTCCATATCATCGATACGCCCGGTCACGTGGACTTTACCTATGAAGTCTCGCGCAGCCTCGCAGCATGCGAAGGTGCCTTGTTGCTCGTGGACGCCAGTCAGGGCGTTGAGGCGCAGACGATCGCTAATGCGCACCTCGCCATGGCGAACAATCTAGTGATTGTTCCGGTCATCAACAAGATCGATCTGCCCGGAGCGGACGTTGAGGGCGTGAAGCAGCAGATTCAGGACGTGCTCGGATTAGAAGCGAAAAACGCACTATTGATCAGCGCCAAGGAGGGCAAGGGCATCCGCGAGGTGCTCAACGCTATCATCGAAAAAATTTCGCCCCCCTCAGGCGATCCGGCCAGGCCGCTCAAGGCACTCGTCTTTGATTCCTGGTTTGACAACTACCAGGGCGTGGTTGTGCTCGTCCGCGTGATCGACGGCACCATCCGGCCGGGCATGAAGATCAAGGGCATGTCGAACAACCGGATGTTCGAGGTCATGGAAGTCGGCCAGTTCACGCCAAAACGCACGAAGACCGACGAACTCAGCACGGGTGATGTCGGCTACGTTTGCTCGGGCATGCGAGAGACGGCCGACACGAAAATCGGCGACACGCTGACGGACGCCGTAAAGCCGACCGATTCACCATTTCCCGGCTATAAGGACGTCAAACCGATGGTCTTCTGCGGCCTGTACACGACAGACACGGCGCGTTTTGAGGACCTGCGCGACGCGCTGTTGAAACTGCGCCTCAACGATTCCTCCTTCGTGTACGAGCCGGAAACATCGCTGGCTCTCGGTTTCGGATTTCGCTGCGGATTTCTCGGTCTGCTGCACATGGAAATCATCCAGGAGCGGCTCGAGCGGGAATACAACCTGACGCTTATCACGACTGCACCGACCGTCGTCTATCAGCTCCTCACGACAGCCGGAGAGATTTTGATGATTGACAATCCGGCCAAGTTGCCGTCTCCCTCGTCCATCGAAAGCTTTGAGGAACCGTTCATCAAGGCGACGATCATCACACCGGAACGCTACGTCGGGGGAGCCTTGCAACTCTGCCAGGAACGCCGTGGGGTGCAGCTGGCACTGCAGTATCTCGATCCGACACGTGTGATGCTGACCTACGAACTGCCACTCAACGAGATTATTTTGGATTTCTTTGACCGTCTGAAATCCAAAACGCAGGGCTACGCGTCCTTCGACTATGAATTCCTCGGCTACCGGCCAGGCGATCTCGTCAAGATCGACATGCTACTGAATGGGGAGACGGTGGATGCCCTCTCATTCATCACGCACAAGGAGAACGCTTATACGCGCGGCCGCCAGCTCGCTGAGAAGATGAAGGAGCTGATCCCCAAGCAAATGTTCGAGATCGCCATTCAGGCGGCCATCGGCAGTAAAATCATCGCGCGGGAAACTATTGGCGCGCTCAAGAAGAACGTCACGGCAAAATGTTACGGTGGTGACATCTCGCGCAAACGCAAGTTGTGGGAAAAGCAGAAAGAGGGCAAGAAACGGATGAAGCAGGTCGGGAAGGTGGAAGTGCCTCAGGAAGCTTTCCTCGCGCTGCTCAAGGTGACAACTGAATGA
- the bioA gene encoding adenosylmethionine--8-amino-7-oxononanoate transaminase: protein MARRQRHRRLAQWDRQFLWHPFTQMREWEQEQPLIIERAKGAYLYDTAGKKYLDGVSSIWLTVHGHRHPALDRAIRKQLEKAAHTTLLGLSHPTAIRLARELVGIAPRGLTRVFYSDDGSTAMEVALKMALQYWRQRKPAAGSKNTFLHLQLGYHGDTIGAMSIGGLALFHERFRPLLFPSLSAEPPYCYRCPLKLTYPSCQMACIDPIEHILKKRHRDLAGLVIEPLVQAAAGMITAPPGYLTRIRRLCTKYNVLLIADEVATGFGRTGRMFACEQESVTPDLMAISKGLTGGYVPLAATLSTDKIYRAFLGRYDEWKTFFHGHSYTGNPLGCAVALANLETFRRERTLARLRLKIVALASLLRPLGTLPHVGDIRQRGFMVGIELVRDQATKTPYPLEARMGHRVAMEARFRGLITRPLGNVVVLMPPLSATEAELARMVRIIGVAIRTVTGAWARTREKAFTVR, encoded by the coding sequence ATGGCAAGACGGCAACGGCATCGACGGCTCGCACAGTGGGACCGGCAGTTCCTGTGGCACCCCTTCACGCAAATGCGCGAGTGGGAGCAGGAGCAGCCGCTTATCATCGAGCGTGCCAAAGGGGCATACCTCTACGATACGGCTGGCAAAAAATATCTGGACGGCGTTTCCTCCATTTGGCTGACCGTGCACGGGCATCGGCATCCGGCACTCGATCGCGCGATCCGGAAGCAATTGGAGAAAGCCGCGCATACCACTCTGTTGGGGCTGTCCCATCCAACTGCCATTAGACTAGCTCGTGAGCTGGTCGGCATCGCGCCACGCGGTCTGACGCGGGTCTTCTATTCCGACGATGGCTCCACGGCCATGGAAGTTGCGCTCAAAATGGCGTTGCAATATTGGCGCCAGCGCAAGCCAGCTGCCGGTTCAAAAAACACCTTTCTGCACCTTCAGCTTGGCTATCACGGCGACACGATCGGCGCCATGAGTATCGGGGGGCTGGCATTATTCCACGAACGGTTCCGCCCCCTCCTCTTTCCATCATTGAGCGCGGAGCCTCCCTATTGCTATCGCTGCCCGCTCAAGTTGACCTATCCCTCATGCCAGATGGCGTGCATTGATCCGATCGAGCATATCTTGAAAAAGAGGCATCGCGATCTGGCCGGTCTCGTAATCGAGCCACTCGTGCAGGCGGCGGCCGGCATGATCACTGCCCCGCCCGGTTATCTCACGCGCATCCGCCGACTCTGCACGAAGTACAACGTTCTGCTCATCGCCGACGAGGTAGCCACAGGATTTGGACGGACCGGCCGCATGTTTGCCTGCGAGCAGGAAAGCGTGACGCCGGATTTAATGGCAATCAGCAAAGGGCTGACCGGCGGCTATGTGCCACTGGCGGCGACATTGTCGACGGACAAAATCTATCGAGCCTTTCTCGGGCGCTACGACGAATGGAAGACATTTTTCCACGGACACAGCTACACGGGTAATCCGCTCGGGTGCGCCGTGGCGCTGGCGAATTTGGAGACGTTCCGAAGGGAACGGACACTTGCGCGGCTTCGGTTGAAGATTGTTGCGTTGGCCAGCTTGTTGCGCCCGCTTGGCACACTCCCGCACGTCGGCGACATCCGGCAGCGTGGATTCATGGTCGGCATCGAACTGGTGCGCGATCAAGCAACGAAAACGCCCTATCCGCTGGAAGCGCGCATGGGGCATCGGGTAGCTATGGAAGCCCGCTTTCGCGGTCTGATCACCCGTCCTCTTGGAAATGTCGTTGTGCTGATGCCGCCGCTCAGTGCAACGGAGGCCGAGCTGGCCCGCATGGTGCGAATCATAGGAGTGGCCATCCGGACGGTGACCGGCGCATGGGCGCGCACGCGGGAAAAGGCTTTTACTGTCCGATAA
- a CDS encoding glycoside hydrolase family 15 protein yields the protein MPRDLPIGNGSLLITFDSAYQLRDVYWPHVGMENHTKGQVNRFGVWANGKFRWIDDGGWTRRLVYEHDTLVTKVELTHRDLPVKLCCRDVVDFHENLYLRQADVTNTSTQEVDVRLFFHLDLYISGHEVGDTAYYEPERRGVYHYKGDRWFLVNAATPGKHPVDAKDTVEGWHIGVDQWACGHTGVQSLLGTWKDAEDGQLSGNPIAQGSVDSTVAVHMRVLPGQTQTVYYWMAVGKNFEEVTRINRTVRRRGPWSFLDRTASYWKLWLESHRPDFADLPLEVVRLYNISLLVIRTQTDNGGAIIAANDSDIASAVRDTYSYMWPRDGSLVAHAMDLAGYSWTTRMFYHFCKDVISKEGYLLHKYNPDGTLASSWHPWIRDGQKDLPIQEDETALVLWGLWNHFDRWRDVEYIKPLYRSLITKAADFLVVYRHDSTGLPKTSYDLWEERRGVLAFTVAAVWAGLTAASKFAEALGDVDATGKYRTAAAKMKAGVETVLYRPELNRFARMVNRKSDTTWDVDKTVDAAMYGLWYFGMFAPDDPRIVKTMEAIKETLGVKTAVGGVARYENDYYHQQSQDITNVPGNPWFICTLWVAQWQIATARSHADLKLARATLEWCAQHGLPSGVLAEQVHPYSHAPLSVSPLTWSHATLVMAVQEYLAKWKSLPK from the coding sequence ATGCCTCGTGATCTGCCGATCGGCAACGGGTCCCTGCTGATTACCTTCGACAGTGCCTACCAGTTGCGCGACGTGTACTGGCCACATGTCGGCATGGAAAACCACACCAAGGGGCAGGTCAACCGGTTCGGCGTCTGGGCCAATGGCAAGTTTCGCTGGATTGATGACGGTGGCTGGACGCGCCGCCTGGTGTATGAACATGACACCCTCGTCACCAAAGTTGAGCTCACGCACCGCGACCTTCCCGTCAAACTATGTTGCCGCGATGTTGTTGATTTTCATGAGAATCTCTATCTCCGCCAAGCTGATGTTACCAATACCTCCACTCAGGAGGTCGATGTCCGCCTGTTCTTCCACCTCGATCTGTATATTTCTGGCCATGAGGTTGGCGACACGGCTTACTACGAGCCGGAGCGCCGTGGTGTCTACCACTACAAGGGCGACCGCTGGTTTCTGGTGAATGCCGCGACACCCGGTAAGCACCCGGTCGATGCGAAGGATACAGTCGAGGGATGGCACATCGGTGTAGATCAATGGGCCTGCGGCCACACAGGCGTCCAGAGCCTACTGGGGACATGGAAGGATGCGGAGGACGGGCAGCTTTCAGGGAATCCTATTGCCCAGGGATCGGTGGATTCCACCGTGGCTGTACACATGCGCGTGCTGCCTGGTCAGACGCAAACGGTCTACTACTGGATGGCGGTGGGAAAGAATTTTGAAGAGGTCACTCGCATCAACCGCACGGTGCGACGCCGCGGTCCGTGGAGTTTCCTCGACCGCACCGCCTCCTATTGGAAGTTGTGGCTGGAGTCGCACAGGCCAGATTTTGCCGATCTGCCCCTCGAAGTCGTTCGCCTCTACAACATCAGTTTGCTGGTGATCCGTACGCAGACGGACAACGGCGGCGCGATCATCGCGGCCAACGATTCGGACATTGCCTCAGCCGTACGCGACACCTACTCCTACATGTGGCCGCGCGACGGGTCGTTGGTCGCCCATGCCATGGATCTCGCTGGCTATTCCTGGACGACGCGCATGTTTTATCACTTCTGCAAGGATGTGATCAGCAAGGAAGGCTATTTGCTGCACAAGTACAATCCGGACGGCACGCTGGCCTCAAGCTGGCATCCTTGGATCCGCGACGGTCAAAAAGATCTCCCCATCCAGGAAGACGAAACTGCACTCGTGCTGTGGGGGCTCTGGAACCACTTCGACAGGTGGAGGGACGTCGAGTATATCAAGCCGCTCTATCGTTCGCTTATCACCAAGGCCGCGGATTTCCTTGTCGTCTATCGGCACGACAGCACTGGGTTGCCCAAAACCTCCTACGATCTCTGGGAGGAGCGCCGCGGCGTACTGGCCTTTACGGTGGCGGCGGTCTGGGCCGGATTGACGGCTGCGTCAAAATTTGCCGAGGCGTTGGGGGACGTAGATGCGACGGGGAAATATCGGACGGCTGCGGCCAAGATGAAGGCGGGCGTGGAAACTGTCCTCTACCGCCCCGAGTTGAACCGGTTTGCCCGGATGGTCAATCGAAAATCCGATACGACTTGGGATGTGGACAAGACGGTGGACGCCGCCATGTACGGGCTGTGGTATTTTGGTATGTTCGCGCCAGACGATCCGCGGATCGTCAAGACAATGGAGGCGATCAAGGAAACGCTCGGGGTCAAGACGGCGGTCGGCGGCGTGGCACGGTATGAAAACGATTACTACCACCAGCAGAGCCAGGACATCACCAATGTGCCGGGAAATCCCTGGTTCATTTGCACCCTCTGGGTGGCACAGTGGCAGATTGCGACGGCGCGCTCACACGCCGACCTCAAGCTCGCGCGGGCCACGCTCGAATGGTGCGCGCAGCACGGACTTCCCTCCGGCGTGCTGGCCGAGCAGGTGCACCCCTACTCGCACGCGCCGCTGTCGGTCTCCCCGCTCACGTGGAGCCACGCCACCCTCGTGATGGCCGTACAGGAATATTTAGCGAAGTGGAAGAGCCTGCCGAAGTGA
- the greA gene encoding transcription elongation factor GreA, with the protein MPTPITKKGYEALKADLDRLKKVERPKVIEAIAEARSHGDLSENAEYDAAKDRQGFIEARINELEGKLADARIIETTGRTSETVVFGATVLLIEAESRQKKQYMLVGQDEADLKVGKISVQSPVGKALIGKRAGDRVEVKTPAKVVEYEVVQIRFDEA; encoded by the coding sequence ATGCCGACACCGATTACGAAAAAAGGCTACGAAGCGCTCAAGGCCGATTTGGACCGGCTCAAGAAAGTTGAGCGACCCAAAGTTATCGAAGCCATCGCTGAAGCCCGGTCGCACGGAGACCTGAGCGAGAACGCTGAGTACGACGCCGCCAAGGACCGGCAGGGTTTCATCGAAGCGCGCATCAACGAACTAGAAGGCAAACTGGCTGATGCGCGCATTATCGAAACCACTGGACGAACGAGTGAGACGGTCGTCTTCGGCGCCACGGTTCTACTCATCGAAGCTGAGAGCCGCCAAAAGAAACAGTACATGCTGGTTGGGCAGGATGAAGCCGATCTCAAGGTTGGGAAAATTTCCGTCCAGTCTCCGGTCGGCAAGGCACTCATTGGCAAGCGGGCCGGCGATCGCGTCGAGGTAAAAACACCCGCCAAGGTGGTCGAGTACGAGGTGGTCCAAATCCGCTTCGACGAGGCCTAG
- the carB gene encoding carbamoyl-phosphate synthase large subunit: MPKRTDINSILLIGSGPIVIGQACEFDYSGTQACKALREEGYRVVLVNSNPATIMTDPELADRTYIEPITVDVVEQIIERERPDALLPTMGGQTALNTAIGLAKRGVLAKYNVRLIGASVEAIHKAEDRQAFKQAMNKIGLQVPDSGVAKSRADAMRVAERVGFPAIVRPSFTMGGTGGNIAYNREEFERYVDWGLAMSPVGEILVEQSVIGWKEYELEVMRDLKDNVVIVCPIENFDAMGIHTGDSITVAPAMTLTDREYQMMRDAAVRIIREIGVDTGGSNIQFGLHPKTGEMVVIEMNPRVSRSSALASKATGFAIAKIAAKLAVGYTLDEITNDITRVTKASFEPTIDYVVVKIPRFAFEKFPGADPTLTTQMKSVGEAMAMGRTFKEALHKALRSLETDRHGLVSLRGLDRGVLEDASHAEILEQVYMALRTPHPDRLWHLADAMRLGIATDELYALTHVDPWFLAQVRELIEFEQRLIAAAPSLDLALLWQAKQLGFADRRIAQLTGSTEETIRTQRMTAAPAGTTGGVTYKRVDTCAAEFEAQTPYLYSTYERACEARPTKRKKVVILGGGPNRIGQGIEFDYCCVHAAFALREEGIETIMVNCNPETVSTDYDTSDRLYFEPLTEEDVRNIVECEQPLGVVVQFGGQTPLKLALPLEKAGIVILGTSPDAIDRAEDRERFRDLLNKLQLKQPDSGTARSAQDAVRIATGIGYPVMVRPSYVLGGRAMRIVYDEAGLMHYMATAVNASPEHPVLVDKYLEDAIEIDVDAISDGTRVIVAGIMEHIEEAGVHSGDSACSLPPYTLKADIVEEIRRQTTALALELHVVGLMNVQFAVRSGTIYVLEVNPRGSRTVPFVSKAIGAPLAKLAMKVMLGRTLDQLGFTQAPSPSHVSVKEAVFPFMKFSGVDVLLGPEMKSTGEVMGMDADFGWAFAKSQSAAGVSLPRSGTVLLSVKDQDKPAALAVAQQLHKLGFRIEATQGTAAFFLQHGVECTAVKKVGEGRPHLVDHIKNGEISLVVNTVWGQGSQTDSASIRRESLQHGVSYYTTMPGARAATMAIEAMLKNGLAIRSLQEYHGAQ, translated from the coding sequence ATGCCGAAACGGACCGACATCAACAGCATTCTCCTGATCGGATCTGGTCCCATCGTGATCGGACAGGCCTGCGAATTTGATTACTCCGGGACACAGGCCTGCAAAGCCCTGCGGGAGGAGGGCTACCGTGTGGTTCTGGTCAACAGTAATCCAGCCACAATCATGACCGATCCGGAGCTGGCCGACCGCACCTATATCGAGCCCATCACAGTGGATGTAGTCGAGCAAATCATCGAACGGGAACGCCCCGATGCGCTGCTGCCTACGATGGGTGGGCAAACGGCATTAAACACGGCCATCGGCCTGGCCAAGCGCGGCGTGCTGGCCAAATACAATGTCCGGCTTATCGGTGCCTCGGTCGAAGCCATTCACAAGGCGGAAGATCGTCAAGCCTTCAAACAGGCCATGAACAAGATCGGACTGCAAGTGCCTGATAGCGGCGTGGCCAAGAGTCGCGCGGATGCGATGCGCGTGGCTGAACGGGTCGGTTTCCCAGCCATCGTGCGGCCGTCGTTTACCATGGGCGGCACAGGCGGAAACATCGCCTACAACCGCGAGGAGTTCGAGCGCTACGTGGACTGGGGACTTGCGATGAGCCCGGTCGGGGAAATCCTTGTCGAGCAGTCTGTCATCGGCTGGAAGGAATACGAGCTGGAGGTCATGCGGGACCTCAAGGACAACGTCGTCATCGTCTGTCCCATTGAAAACTTTGACGCGATGGGCATCCACACCGGCGACAGCATCACCGTGGCGCCGGCCATGACGCTCACCGACAGAGAATACCAGATGATGCGCGACGCTGCAGTGCGGATCATCCGCGAAATCGGCGTGGACACCGGCGGCTCGAACATCCAGTTTGGTCTGCATCCGAAGACCGGAGAGATGGTTGTCATCGAAATGAACCCACGCGTCTCGCGCAGCTCGGCACTGGCTTCGAAGGCCACTGGGTTCGCTATTGCCAAGATCGCCGCCAAGCTGGCCGTTGGCTACACACTCGACGAAATCACCAACGATATCACGCGCGTGACAAAAGCTTCGTTCGAACCGACTATCGACTACGTGGTCGTTAAGATTCCACGCTTCGCCTTTGAAAAATTTCCCGGCGCAGACCCGACACTGACGACGCAGATGAAATCCGTGGGTGAGGCCATGGCAATGGGACGGACCTTCAAGGAAGCGCTGCACAAGGCACTCCGGTCGCTCGAAACCGATCGGCATGGCTTGGTGTCATTGCGCGGGTTGGACCGGGGCGTGTTGGAAGACGCTTCGCATGCCGAAATACTCGAGCAGGTATATATGGCGTTGCGCACGCCACACCCAGACCGGCTTTGGCATTTGGCTGATGCGATGCGACTAGGGATTGCCACCGACGAACTCTACGCGCTCACGCACGTGGACCCCTGGTTTCTCGCTCAGGTCCGCGAGCTGATCGAGTTTGAGCAGCGGCTGATCGCCGCTGCGCCGTCACTGGATCTTGCTCTGCTCTGGCAGGCCAAACAACTGGGCTTTGCTGACCGCCGCATCGCGCAATTGACCGGCTCCACGGAGGAGACAATTCGCACTCAACGTATGACCGCTGCGCCGGCGGGTACGACCGGCGGCGTCACCTATAAACGTGTCGATACTTGCGCGGCGGAGTTCGAAGCGCAGACGCCGTATCTCTATTCGACCTATGAACGCGCTTGTGAAGCGCGGCCGACAAAACGCAAGAAGGTCGTCATTCTTGGCGGCGGGCCCAACCGCATTGGGCAGGGAATTGAATTCGACTACTGCTGCGTCCACGCTGCCTTCGCGCTGCGCGAGGAGGGCATCGAAACAATTATGGTCAATTGCAATCCTGAAACCGTCAGCACGGACTACGACACGTCCGACCGGCTCTACTTCGAACCGCTGACGGAGGAGGACGTACGCAACATTGTGGAGTGCGAACAGCCACTTGGCGTCGTGGTGCAATTCGGCGGACAGACGCCGCTCAAGCTTGCCCTTCCACTGGAGAAAGCTGGCATCGTGATCCTCGGCACGAGCCCGGATGCCATTGACCGCGCAGAGGACCGTGAGCGGTTCCGCGACCTGCTGAACAAATTACAGCTCAAACAGCCAGACAGCGGCACGGCACGCTCGGCGCAGGACGCGGTCCGCATCGCGACAGGCATCGGGTATCCCGTCATGGTCCGGCCTTCCTATGTGCTAGGGGGGCGCGCCATGCGCATCGTCTATGACGAGGCTGGACTGATGCATTACATGGCCACCGCGGTCAATGCCTCGCCGGAGCATCCGGTACTCGTGGACAAATATCTTGAAGACGCGATCGAGATCGATGTGGATGCAATTTCAGATGGGACGCGCGTCATCGTGGCCGGCATCATGGAACATATCGAGGAAGCGGGCGTCCACTCAGGAGACTCGGCCTGCTCGCTACCACCCTATACGCTCAAGGCCGACATCGTAGAAGAAATTCGCCGTCAAACGACCGCGCTGGCGCTCGAACTGCACGTGGTTGGGCTGATGAACGTCCAGTTTGCTGTGCGTAGCGGCACAATCTATGTACTGGAGGTCAACCCACGCGGCTCGCGCACGGTGCCCTTTGTGAGTAAGGCCATCGGCGCTCCGCTCGCCAAGTTGGCCATGAAGGTCATGCTGGGACGGACGCTCGACCAACTCGGATTCACGCAGGCTCCCTCGCCGTCCCACGTGTCGGTCAAGGAAGCCGTGTTTCCGTTCATGAAATTTTCCGGTGTGGACGTTCTTCTCGGACCGGAGATGAAATCCACTGGCGAGGTCATGGGTATGGACGCCGACTTCGGGTGGGCCTTCGCGAAGTCCCAGTCGGCGGCCGGTGTGTCACTACCGCGCAGTGGCACGGTGTTGTTAAGCGTGAAGGATCAGGACAAACCGGCGGCACTCGCTGTGGCCCAGCAGTTGCACAAACTGGGGTTCCGCATCGAAGCCACGCAGGGCACCGCTGCCTTTTTTTTGCAACATGGCGTTGAGTGCACAGCGGTCAAGAAAGTCGGCGAGGGCCGCCCGCATCTTGTGGACCACATCAAAAACGGCGAGATCAGTCTGGTCGTCAATACAGTGTGGGGTCAGGGATCGCAGACGGATTCGGCTTCGATCCGACGAGAATCGTTGCAGCATGGCGTCTCATACTACACGACGATGCCAGGTGCGCGGGCAGCAACCATGGCCATTGAGGCTATGCTAAAAAATGGTCTCGCCATCCGGTCATTGCAGGAATACCATGGGGCACAATGA
- a CDS encoding M48 family metallopeptidase, whose protein sequence is MTAKRKQDRAHDLDTWDRLAGLPIGRRAALYCGAHGLAGLWGLLKASTTLSALASLAGCYKAPGTARDQFIYLSPEKEIAMGVSAFRDILRAAPLSPDPNINDMVHRVGERIAKAANKPEYNWEFVVIEEPNMINAFCLPGGKVAVFSGILSVTKDDTGLATVMGHEVAHALQRHGAERVSRSILEQIAQLGTMAAAVTGHMNPGVMQGIQSAYGVGVSLPFNRKQESEADYIGLQLMAKAGYDPRQAVNFWERMSGCPRKMIGTLCFRSGASMPEFLSTHPSDVTRMNQLESWLPNAMQYYHPEMPVPQPTPGVPAPPYQPLIGPPEPKRIG, encoded by the coding sequence ATGACCGCTAAACGAAAGCAGGACCGCGCACACGATCTCGATACCTGGGACAGGCTGGCCGGCCTGCCGATCGGGCGGCGTGCGGCGCTCTACTGCGGCGCGCACGGGCTGGCCGGCCTGTGGGGTCTACTGAAGGCCAGCACAACGCTCAGCGCGCTGGCCTCACTGGCTGGCTGCTACAAGGCGCCGGGCACCGCGCGCGACCAGTTCATCTACCTCTCGCCGGAAAAAGAAATTGCCATGGGGGTCAGCGCCTTCCGAGACATCCTTCGGGCCGCGCCACTCTCGCCAGATCCCAATATCAATGACATGGTCCATCGCGTTGGTGAACGGATTGCCAAGGCCGCCAATAAGCCGGAGTACAACTGGGAATTTGTCGTCATCGAAGAGCCGAACATGATCAACGCTTTTTGCCTGCCGGGGGGGAAGGTCGCGGTCTTCAGCGGCATTCTATCGGTTACCAAGGACGACACCGGACTCGCGACCGTCATGGGCCACGAAGTCGCTCACGCATTGCAACGGCACGGCGCCGAGCGTGTTAGCCGCAGCATCCTTGAGCAGATTGCTCAGCTCGGCACCATGGCGGCGGCGGTCACTGGCCACATGAACCCGGGCGTTATGCAGGGTATCCAAAGCGCCTACGGCGTTGGCGTCTCCCTGCCATTTAACCGAAAACAGGAATCGGAGGCGGACTATATCGGCCTACAGCTCATGGCCAAGGCCGGCTACGACCCACGCCAAGCGGTGAACTTCTGGGAACGCATGAGCGGCTGCCCGCGCAAAATGATCGGGACCCTCTGCTTCCGGTCGGGGGCGTCGATGCCTGAATTTCTCTCGACTCATCCCTCGGACGTCACGCGTATGAATCAGCTCGAGTCCTGGCTGCCCAATGCGATGCAGTACTACCACCCTGAGATGCCCGTTCCTCAGCCAACACCCGGTGTTCCCGCTCCACCGTATCAGCCGCTCATCGGCCCCCCGGAGCCGAAGAGAATCGGGTAG